Sequence from the Pontibacter pudoricolor genome:
TGGTGTTCGATAAGAATGAGCTGGACCGCGTGATCGTGCTGGAAAACATTTACTACGACCTGGATAAGTGGGACATCAGACCGGATGCTGCTTTAGAACTTGACAAACTGGTAACAGTGCTTCAGAACAACCCGGAAATTAAAATAGAGATGAGCTCGCACACCGACAGCCGCGAAAGCAAGAACTATAACCAGGTGCTTTCTGAGCGCAGAGCTAAAGCTGCTGTAGATTACCTGGTATCAAAAGGCATAGATCAACGTCGCCTGACAGCGAAAGGCTACGGTAAAACCCGACTTGTAAACGGCTGCGGCGATAATGTGGAGTGTTCGGAAGAGGAGCACCAGCAGAACCGCAGAACCGAGTTCAAGATAAAATAAGAAACATCAATTGAATTGATATAAAAATCTCATTAGCTTTCATAGTTTGGAAAGGCTCCGCAGGTTCTGACGGAGCTTTTTTGTTGCCCATAGTTGGCAAGCTATAGTTTAACTATAAACAATGTGCCCCGTTGCACGTTCTGAAATGAGTTTCTGTACCTACTCCATGAAAATACTTCTGCTTTTAAACTTCATCCTGCTTGTTATCTGTCCGGCGACTATGGCCCAAACTATAGTGAAAGGTGTCGTCCGGAATGCACAAAGCCAGCAAACTATACCAGGCGCTATAGTCAGAGCCAACACCAGCCAGGCTACGCAAACCGCTACAGATGGCAGCTATAGTTTAACAGTTCCGGCGCAGGCCACTAGTATCATCGTTTCGCATGTTGGGTTTTTGCCTGATACCATCACCATACAACATGGGCAAACTATAGTTTACTATACCGAACTACAGCCCCATCAGAATATTTTAAAAGAAGTGCAGGTGCAGGGTTTTGAGACTAACCGACCCTTACTACAAACTGCTGGCGCCATCAGTATAGTTGATAGTGACGTGATACAAAGGTCGGATGAAAGTTCGTTGGTGAGGGCGGTGAACACAGTGCCGGGTGTGCGGATGGATGAACGTGCGCCGGCCAGCTACCGCATTTCGGTTCGGGGTAGTACGCTGCGCTCGCCTTACGGCATCCGGAATGTGAAACTATATTTTAACGGCATCCCGCTAAGCGAAGCAAACGGTACTTCGGCATTGAATGGATTAGACGCAGCAAGTATCGGAACGATAGAAATTCTGAAAGGCCCAACGGCCAGCGTGTATGGCGCGGGAACAGGTGGTGCCGTGCTGCTGGAGCCAAAGCGTGCGCAGCTGGGTACAGCAATTGGAGCAGGCGTAACCATGGGGTCGTATGGGTTCAGGAAGTATGCCGCTACAGCCAGCGCAGGATCAGCTAAAAGCAATGTGCTGGTACAGTACACGCATCAGCAATACGATGGTTACCGCGAACAATCTGCCTTCGATAGAAAAGTACTGCTCATCTCGCCGGAGTTTTATGTGTCTGATAAGCAAACGATAACCTCACATATTATTTACTCTGATCTGTATTACGAACTGCCCGGCGGCATCACAAAAGAACAGTACGACCAGAACCCAAGGCAGGCACGTGGCGGCGAGTTCGGGAGTGTAAAGCAGCAAGCCGCCATGAACCAGGAAAGTATAAACATCGGCCTGAAGCAAAACTATCGTTTCACAGATAACTTCAGTAATTCAACGGCCATCTATAGTTTGCACCGCTTCCGCGACCATCCGTTTAACACCGACTACGAACGCAACGCGAACCAGGAATATGGCGGACGCAGCAGCTTTACCTACAAAACAACTATAGCTACATTACCGGCAACTTATACTTTCGGTGGCGAATTTCAGCGCGGTTTTGAGGCGGCCCGGACCTATGACAACAACGGGGGCGCCGTAGGTGCCCTGCGCACCGACGATGAAGTAACAGCTAAAACCGGTTTCATCTTCAGCCAGACAGAACTGGAGTTGCCATCTGATTTCATCTTTATCGCAGCCCTCAGCCTGAACGATACCCAATACGAGATCATACGACTGGCCCAGACACCAACAATAAACTATACCAAAGATTTTGAGGCCGTGCTTTCGCCAAGAGTTGCGTTGCTTAAGAGATTAACAGACCGGATTTCAGCCCATGCCAGTGTAAGCTCCGGCTTCTCGCCACCTACCGAAGAAGAAATTCTGACTTCGGATGGCACCTTAAACGAAGATCTGGAAGCGGAAAAAGGGACAAACTATGAAGTGGGAGTGCGCGGCTATAGTTTGCAGAACAGGCTGAGCTTTGATGTGGTCGGGTTTTACTTCAGGCTGAAAGAAACTATAGTTAGCCGGCAGGATGTATCGAGCGTGGCTGTTTTCCGGAATGTAGGCTCTACTTCGCAGAAAGGCATAGAAACCGCGCTAAACTATACCATAGTGGATGAACCTGCAAATGCAGTAAGCCTGTTTAAGATCTGGGCAAGCTACACCTACAACCACTTCCGGTTTAAAGAATATCAGCAGGACGAAGATGACTTTAGCGGCAATAAATTGACAGGCGTAGCGCCACACACGGCCACAGCCGGTTTAGATCTCACAACAAAGCCAGGGTTATATTTTAACGCAACAGCGAACTATACAGATGAGCTTCCGCTGAATGATGAGAATACAGTTTATGCCGACAGGTTTATAGTGGTGGGCGCAAAAGCCGGTTACCGAACAACTATAGCCGGACAGCTGCAGCTGGATATTTTTGCCGGAGCTGATAACCTGACAGACGAAAAGTATAGCTTAGGAAATGACCTGAATGCCTTTGGCGGCCGCTTCTACCAGCCCGCCCCGGACCGTAACTATTTTGGCGGAATCAGGCTGAACTATAGTTTTAAATAAGGCTACTGCGTGCTTTCCGGTACAGGTGGGTACCGCGACATAATATTAGCAACTGCTTTGTTCAGGTCGTAGCCGCCCAGGGCAGTTGGGTCTATTCCTGCTTCGTACCAGCCGCGCCATACCAGCTTATTCGTGCTGGCTTCAACCAGGTCTATTAGTAAGGTGCCAGGTGGCAGGTCACGTACGCTTCTGTAAGCCGGCAGCCCCGATACACTATACCGGAACCTGTAGCCATACCAGTAACTATAGCCGTAACCAAAGCCGGGTGCAAAAGCCATGTCCGCTTCCAGTTTCTGAGTAGCGGGCAACGCAATATCATAGGCAATGAGCAGGTCCGGAGATTCCTCTGCAGGCCGCATCCCTACTTTTACTAATTCACTTTCAATAGCTTGTTTTATCTGCTGATCCAGCAGTGGGTTGTAGGCGGGGCCGCTTCCTATAGTTGGGGTAGGGAGCTCTGCACTGTGCCAGGCGAAGGTCTGGTAAACTCTGAAGTTTGATGCGCTGTTGTAGCTGCTGTTTATGTCCGGCCCAACTGTGCAACTGGTGAGCAGCAGTAAGAATAAGGCCGGTATCAGCCGCAGCTTAAAGTAGCATACTTTTGGTGCGTGGTACATTGCTGTGAGGGTTGGTGGCGAATAATGTTACTATACGCACTACCCGGAGCAATGGCTGACAAAGGCCTGCAGCTTAAGGCGTTAATTACTTTTTCTTGCGAAACCAGCTGCGCTGCTTAAGGGCACGCTCCTGTGCAATAAAAGTATTCAGCTCTTCAGCCATCGTAGTTTCGTTGGCTACCGTTGCTTCTACCGAGAACGGAGCAGCAACCGGAGTCGCAACGCTTTCAGTTGGTAAAGCAAAAGCAGGAATAACTGAAACGTGAACTTTAGCGGCAGCTGTAGCAACTATACCACCGGAAGTTAACATGGCTGCACCAGATGGAGTGTTAACTCCTTGTGCTAACCGTAGGGCTAAGCTGCTACCTGTTGTAGCTACTTGTGCCGTTGCAGAAGTATAACTAATTACCAAAATCGTAACAAAAGCAACTAGTAATACTGATTTTTTCATATTGTTTATAGTTTTTTGACTACTCTAACGATTTAACGGTTGCAAAGTTATGGATTTTATATATACAAAAAGCAGAATATGTAAAAAATAATCATATAGTTTTATTGGGATAATGCCAAAAGTGCGTTCAAGGCAATTAAATGCCTTTTTCAGGAATGAATTTTTTTGAAATTTTTTTTAAAAAAACTTAATATTCGGATTATGGATTTAGATTTTTGTTGGAAAAGTACAGTTTATTAACAAAAGTGGTGGTTTGTCGATGAAATTCAGGAGTTTATCATGACTTTTAGAGGGAACGGTAAAAGAAAAAGCCTGGCCATATTGGCCAGGCTTTTTCAAACTATAGGATAATTCGGTTAGCCGATAGCTACCATCTCATTTCCGTCTTCATTATAAGCTTCGATCGGAGCGCAGGAGCAAACCAAATTACGGTCGCCATACGCGCTATCAATACGGCTTACAGTTGGCCATACTTTGTTGTCGCGCAAGTAAGCCATCGGGAATACTGCTTTTTCGCGAGCGTAAGGTCTTTCCCAGTTCTCAACCATCACAACTTTTAGGGTGTGTGGCGCATTCTTCAGCACGTTGTTCTTCTGGTCCGCTTTGCCGGCTTCAATCTCACGAATTTCTTCACGGATCGAGATCATCACGTCGCAGAATCTGTCCAGTTCTTCCTGTGCTTCAGACTCCGTTGGTTCTACCATCAGCGTACCCGCTACCGGGAACGAAACGGTCGGCGCATGGAAACCATAGTCCATCAAACGCTTCGCAATGTCTTCTACCTCCACACCGAACTTCTTGAACTCACGGCAATCCAGGATCATCTCGTGTGCGCAACGGCCTTTAGAGCCTACATAAAGTACCGGGTAGTGCTTCTCTAAACGCGCTTTCATATAGTTGGCATTCAGAATAGCAAACTTCGTAGCTTCTGTCAGGCCATCAGGGCCCATCATGGCAATGTAGGCGTAAGAAATAGGCAGGATAGAAGCAGAACCCCAAGGCGCAGCAGAAACCGCATGAATCGCATCTTTACGGCCAAGGTCAACTACAGCGTGGCCAGGCAGGAACGGAGCCAGGTCTTTTACCACACCAATCGGGCCCATGCCAGGACCACCACCACCGTGAGGGATACAGAAGGTCTTGTGCAGGTTCAGGTGGCAAACGTCAGCACCAATATGCGCCGGAGACGTTAACCCTACCTGGGCGTTCATGTTGGCGCCGTCCATGTACACACGGCCACCATTATCATGTATGATCTGGCATA
This genomic interval carries:
- a CDS encoding TonB-dependent receptor; its protein translation is MKILLLLNFILLVICPATMAQTIVKGVVRNAQSQQTIPGAIVRANTSQATQTATDGSYSLTVPAQATSIIVSHVGFLPDTITIQHGQTIVYYTELQPHQNILKEVQVQGFETNRPLLQTAGAISIVDSDVIQRSDESSLVRAVNTVPGVRMDERAPASYRISVRGSTLRSPYGIRNVKLYFNGIPLSEANGTSALNGLDAASIGTIEILKGPTASVYGAGTGGAVLLEPKRAQLGTAIGAGVTMGSYGFRKYAATASAGSAKSNVLVQYTHQQYDGYREQSAFDRKVLLISPEFYVSDKQTITSHIIYSDLYYELPGGITKEQYDQNPRQARGGEFGSVKQQAAMNQESINIGLKQNYRFTDNFSNSTAIYSLHRFRDHPFNTDYERNANQEYGGRSSFTYKTTIATLPATYTFGGEFQRGFEAARTYDNNGGAVGALRTDDEVTAKTGFIFSQTELELPSDFIFIAALSLNDTQYEIIRLAQTPTINYTKDFEAVLSPRVALLKRLTDRISAHASVSSGFSPPTEEEILTSDGTLNEDLEAEKGTNYEVGVRGYSLQNRLSFDVVGFYFRLKETIVSRQDVSSVAVFRNVGSTSQKGIETALNYTIVDEPANAVSLFKIWASYTYNHFRFKEYQQDEDDFSGNKLTGVAPHTATAGLDLTTKPGLYFNATANYTDELPLNDENTVYADRFIVVGAKAGYRTTIAGQLQLDIFAGADNLTDEKYSLGNDLNAFGGRFYQPAPDRNYFGGIRLNYSFK
- a CDS encoding DUF4136 domain-containing protein translates to MYHAPKVCYFKLRLIPALFLLLLTSCTVGPDINSSYNSASNFRVYQTFAWHSAELPTPTIGSGPAYNPLLDQQIKQAIESELVKVGMRPAEESPDLLIAYDIALPATQKLEADMAFAPGFGYGYSYWYGYRFRYSVSGLPAYRSVRDLPPGTLLIDLVEASTNKLVWRGWYEAGIDPTALGGYDLNKAVANIMSRYPPVPESTQ